One Brassica napus cultivar Da-Ae chromosome C4, Da-Ae, whole genome shotgun sequence genomic region harbors:
- the LOC106399636 gene encoding uncharacterized N-acetyltransferase p20-like has protein sequence MKMDLNETQPAVVVSSPPGRISLRPMTLSDVDDYMVWATDAEVARFCSWEPCTSREEAIKYITDSVLTHPWLRAICLEDDRPIGYILIMPVDKIRKEIGYVLARKYWGKGFATEAVRLVTAEVFKAMPEVERLEALVDVDNVGSQRVLEKVGFTREGVMRKFIVMKGSVRDMVMFSFLPTDPFK, from the coding sequence ATGAAGATGGACTTAAACGAGACTCAGCCAGCAGTGGTTGTTTCATCGCCGCCGGGAAGAATATCACTCCGGCCGATGACTCTTTCCGACGTTGACGACTACATGGTATGGGCCACAGACGCTGAAGTCGCACGCTTTTGCTCATGGGAGCCATGCACGAGCCGAGAAGAAGCCATCAAATACATAACGGATTCGGTCTTGACACACCCTTGGCTCCGAGCCATCTGTTTAGAGGACGATCGTCCCATCGGCTACATCTTGATCATGCCGGTCGATAAGATCAGGAAAGAGATAGGTTATGTGCTAGCGAGAAAGTATTGGGGAAAAGGGTTCGCTACGGAGGCGGTGAGGCTAGTGACGGCGGAGGTATTCAAGGCAATGCCGGAGGTTGAGAGGCTTGAGGCACTAGTGGACGTGGACAATGTCGGATCACAAAGGGTTCTTGAAAAAGTTGGGTTTACTAGAGAAGGTGTGATGAGGAAGTTTATAGTTATGAAAGGAAGTGTAAGAGATATGGTCATGTTTAGTTTCTTGCCTACTGATCCTTTCAAGTAA
- the LOC106400384 gene encoding F-box protein DOR-like: MQPPRQNVSKGGELTIYRGVTRSMTRRHRNSLPVPDDLAMEIFTRLPSKAIARCRCACKLWSSMLRSQDFTELFLTKSCARPQLLFVLDDYSVGELVFISSPQPENPEENSYVVASNPLAFFPRYIGFYGCTNGFFCYGAGRNLKGLKLPVCVPVICNPSTGQSLTMPRLISKKKYGVQSYLGYEPMEKEFKVLSMNKSRTGEVISVEHQVLTLGTKKLSWRLVECCIPHRSSSKWICISGVLYYAASAAGSFENSMVVCFDLRSEKFCSVMFSKAMPRSTTLVNYDGKLGLLMSGDSHDDVTRATTSFELWVLLDAAQHEWSNHVYVLPPSWEDVVSEDMRIAGMVAVNEIVLAPWFQSVPSYVIYFNVERKTITKVGIQGLEAFQGESFKTYLNYVENVKLL, translated from the coding sequence ATGCAACCACCGCGGCAGAACGTCTCGAAGGGCGGCGAACTAACCATTTATCGAGGCGTCACGCGATCGATGACCAGACGTCATCGGAACTCATTGCCGGTTCCGGACGATCTCGCTATGGAGATATTCACGAGGCTGCCGTCGAAGGCGATAGCGAGATGTCGTTGCGCATGCAAGCTCTGGTCCTCCATGCTTCGCAGTCAAGATTTCACAGAGCTTTTCTTGACCAAATCTTGTGCTCGCCCTCAGCTCCTTTTCGTCCTGGACGATTACAGCGTCGGCGAGTTAGTCTTCATCTCGTCGCCTCAGCCTGAAAATCCGGAAGAGAACTCGTACGTTGTAGCCTCCAACCCTCTTGCGTTTTTCCCACGTTACATTGGATTCTATGGTTGTACCAACGGCTTCTTCTGTTATGGAGCTGGCCGGAACCTTAAGGGGCTGAAATTGCCAGTGTGTGTTCCGGTGATATGTAACCCCAGCACGGGACAGTCCTTGACCATGCCCAGATTGATCTCGAAAAAGAAGTATGGAGTGCAAAGCTATCTTGGATACGAGCCGATGGAGAAAGAGTTCAAGGTGTTGTCGATGAATAAGTCGCGTACTGGTGAGGTGATCTCAGTGGAGCACCAAGTTCTGACATTAGGAACCAAGAAACTGTCATGGAGGTTGGTCGAGTGTTGCATCCCACATCGTTCTTCAAGTAAGTGGATATGCATCAGTGGCGTTCTTTACTACGCAGCTAGTGCAGCTGGATCTTTCGAGAATTCTATGGTCGTTTGTTTTGACTTGAGGTCTGAGAAGTTCTGCTCTGTCATGTTCAGTAAAGCAATGCCTCGTTCAACAACTCTAGTAAACTACGATGGGAAACTAGGTTTGCTTATGTCTGGAGATTCTCATGATGACGTTACTCGAGCAACTACAAGTTTTGAGCTGTGGGTTCTGCTTGACGCTGCACAACACGAGTGGTCCAATCATGTCTACGTATTACCACCTTCGTGGGAGGATGTTGTTTCAGAGGACATGCGCATTGCTGGAATGGTTGCCGTAAATGAAATCGTCTTGGCCCCCTGGTTCCAAAGTGTGCCTTCCTATGTCATCTACTTCAACGTGGAGAGAAAGACGATCACAAAAGTTGGAATCCAAGGACTGGAAGCGTTTCAGGGTGAGAGTTTCAAAACCTATCTCAACTATGTTGAGAATGTGAAGCTTCTTTAA
- the BNAC04G42730D gene encoding uncharacterized N-acetyltransferase p20, with translation MDIDSCTRKAVSSSPSEKIHLRPMTLSDIDDFMVWATDINVTRFCTWEPYTSQEAGIGYINSFVLPHPWLRAICLDDDRAIGSISVTPVDSIRGEIGYVIGSKYWGKGIATEAVRLVAAEIFKEKPEMERLEALVDVDNIGSQKVLEKVGFVREGVMRKFMCLKGNVRDMVMFSFLPSDSLL, from the coding sequence ATGGATATCGACTCATGCACTCGCAAAGCCGTGAGTTCCTCACCGTCCGAGAAAATCCATCTCCGACCAATGACTCTCTCCGACATAGACGACTTCATGGTCTGGGCAACTGACATAAACGTCACACGCTTTTGCACGTGGGAGCCTTACACGAGCCAAGAAGCCGGCATAGGTTACATAAACAGCTTCGTTTTGCCACACCCTTGGCTCCGAGCTATCTGCTTAGATGATGACCGCGCCATCGGCTCGATCTCGGTCACACCCGTCGATAGTATCAGAGGAGAGATCGGTTACGTTATCGGAAGCAAGTATTGGGGGAAAGGGATAGCGACGGAGGCGGTGAGGCTTGTCGCGGCGGAGATATTCAAGGAAAAGCCGGAGATGGAGAGGCTTGAGGCTCTTGTGGACGTAGATAACATTGGGTCTCAAAAGGTTCTTGAAAAAGTTGGGTTTGTGAGAGAAGGTGTGATGAGGAAGTTCATGTGCCTTAAAGGGAATGTTAGAGATATGGTCATGTTTAGTTTCTTGCCTTCTGATTCTTTGCTCTAA